In one Chloroflexota bacterium genomic region, the following are encoded:
- a CDS encoding alpha/beta fold hydrolase, which yields MAFENTGWTENNPNLHNPHLAGDAFFWQAGPVGVLLSHGYTATTAEVRMLAEKLHAQGYTIGAPLLPGHGTKIEDLNRVHWQEWVRAGEKMLQKLFESCKHVFVAGESMGGLLALYLASQEPRVSGVLLYAPAIRTTMKPFDYLKLYLGAPFVAEVGRASLDCRENWQGYPGLPLKGTIQFLRFQSAVQKRLSNIHQPVLIFQGRKDTTVAPQAGNLIMNGISSVIKEHHWMENSTHVIVLNSELEDVANLTIDFMMRVL from the coding sequence TTGAAAACACAGGCTGGACAGAAAATAATCCCAATTTGCACAACCCCCATTTAGCTGGCGACGCCTTCTTTTGGCAGGCCGGACCGGTGGGCGTTCTGCTCTCGCATGGATATACAGCCACAACGGCTGAAGTGCGTATGTTGGCTGAAAAACTTCATGCACAGGGATACACCATTGGCGCGCCGCTACTTCCGGGGCATGGTACCAAAATCGAAGACCTGAACCGCGTCCATTGGCAAGAATGGGTTCGTGCTGGCGAAAAAATGCTGCAAAAATTATTTGAATCTTGTAAGCATGTTTTCGTAGCGGGCGAGTCGATGGGTGGGTTGTTGGCTTTATATCTGGCCAGCCAGGAACCCCGCGTTTCGGGTGTGCTGCTCTATGCGCCTGCTATTCGCACCACAATGAAGCCTTTCGATTATTTGAAACTCTATTTAGGCGCGCCTTTCGTTGCTGAAGTGGGGCGCGCTTCGCTGGATTGCCGCGAGAACTGGCAAGGCTACCCGGGGCTTCCGCTAAAGGGAACCATTCAATTTTTGCGTTTCCAATCGGCTGTGCAAAAAAGGCTGTCAAATATCCACCAGCCCGTGCTGATTTTTCAGGGGCGTAAAGATACCACAGTAGCCCCACAAGCCGGGAATTTGATTATGAACGGCATCTCATCGGTGATCAAAGAGCATCACTGGATGGAAAACTCAACCCATGTCATCGTTCTCAATAGCGAATTGGAAGATGTCGCTAACTTAACCATTGATTTTATGATGCGCGTGCTG